One Pseudomonas abieticivorans genomic region harbors:
- a CDS encoding phosphonoacetaldehyde phosphonohydrolase-related protein: protein MPDSSTTTPTPTALLFGLSGCLVDFGARARDGGTQACGLTPGAKEVLELLRQQRVPCAWLDELPTTLSQPLTAALPAWLHPADTTRCAPWPAPDACWQALMQLNVARLDGCVLVSGDPRLLQAGLNAGLWTVGLASCGPLCGLSANEWLALPPAQRDLKRGKATLQLFALGVHSVIDHLEELAGCLADISLRRHKGEKP, encoded by the coding sequence ATGCCAGATTCCAGCACCACTACCCCGACCCCAACCGCACTGCTGTTCGGCCTCAGCGGCTGCCTGGTGGATTTTGGCGCCCGTGCCCGTGACGGGGGCACCCAGGCCTGCGGGCTGACACCGGGCGCCAAGGAGGTGCTCGAGCTGTTGCGCCAGCAGCGGGTGCCCTGTGCCTGGCTGGATGAGCTGCCCACCACCCTCAGCCAACCGCTGACCGCCGCGTTGCCCGCCTGGCTGCACCCGGCCGACACCACCCGGTGTGCGCCCTGGCCTGCCCCGGATGCTTGCTGGCAAGCACTGATGCAACTCAACGTGGCGCGCCTGGACGGCTGCGTGCTGGTCAGCGGTGACCCGCGCCTATTGCAGGCTGGCCTTAACGCCGGGCTATGGACAGTGGGGCTGGCCTCCTGTGGCCCGCTGTGCGGGTTGTCGGCCAACGAGTGGCTGGCCCTGCCACCCGCCCAACGCGACCTCAAACGCGGCAAGGCAACCCTGCAACTGTTCGCCCTGGGCGTGCACTCGGTGATCGACCACCTGGAAGAACTGGCCGGCTGCCTGGCGGACATCAGCCTGCGCCGGCACAAGGGTGAAAAACCCTGA
- a CDS encoding heavy metal response regulator transcription factor: MKLLIVEDQAKTGQYLRQGLSEAGFNSQWVADGTTGQHLALSGDFDLLILDVMLPGRDGWQILQAVRAAGLDLPVLFLTARDAIEDRVQGLELGADDYLVKPFAFSELLARVRSLLRRGASAQQETSLGLGDLRLDLIRRRVERNQQRIDLTAKEFALLEMLLRRQGEVLPKSLIASQVWDMNFDSDTNVIEVAIRRLRLKIDDGHQHKLIHTVRGMGYVLEERAH, encoded by the coding sequence ATGAAACTGCTGATCGTCGAAGACCAGGCCAAGACAGGCCAATACCTGCGCCAAGGCCTGAGTGAAGCCGGGTTCAATAGCCAATGGGTGGCCGACGGCACCACCGGCCAGCACCTGGCCTTGAGTGGCGATTTCGATTTGTTGATTTTGGACGTGATGCTGCCTGGCCGCGACGGCTGGCAGATCCTGCAAGCCGTGCGCGCCGCCGGCCTGGACCTGCCGGTGCTGTTCCTGACCGCCCGCGATGCCATCGAAGACCGCGTGCAGGGCCTGGAGCTGGGCGCCGACGACTACCTGGTCAAGCCCTTCGCGTTTTCCGAACTGCTGGCACGGGTGCGCAGCCTGTTGCGCCGCGGCGCCAGCGCACAGCAGGAAACCAGCCTGGGCCTTGGCGACCTGCGCCTGGACCTGATCCGCCGCCGGGTGGAACGCAACCAGCAGCGCATCGACCTGACCGCCAAGGAGTTCGCTTTGCTGGAAATGCTGCTGCGCCGCCAGGGCGAGGTGCTGCCCAAGTCGCTGATCGCCTCGCAGGTGTGGGACATGAACTTCGACAGCGACACCAACGTAATCGAAGTCGCCATCCGCCGCCTGCGGCTGAAAATCGACGACGGCCATCAGCACAAACTGATCCATACCGTGCGCGGAATGGGCTATGTGCTAGAAGAGCGTGCCCATTGA
- the queF gene encoding NADPH-dependent 7-cyano-7-deazaguanine reductase QueF (Catalyzes the NADPH-dependent reduction of 7-cyano-7-deazaguanine (preQ0) to 7-aminomethyl-7-deazaguanine (preQ1) in queuosine biosynthesis), whose product MHPAAEHSPLGKSSEYISTYTPSLLFPIPRAAKWAELGLSADTLPYQGVDFWNCFELSWLLPSGKPVVAIGEFSIPAHSPNIIESKSFKLYLNSLNQTPFASVDELVACLVKDLSAAAGKPVGVRVRSLAQVQAEGVAALPGLCIDDLDVSISEYEHPQPQLLRCDASQVVEASLHSHLLKSNCPVTGQPDWGSLAVEYKGAALDPASLLAYLVSFRQHADFHEQCVERIFLDLQRLLKPEKLTVYARYVRRGGLDINPYRSTEALNLANLRLVRQ is encoded by the coding sequence ATGCACCCCGCAGCCGAACATTCGCCACTGGGCAAGTCCAGCGAATACATCTCCACCTACACGCCGTCCTTGCTGTTCCCGATTCCACGGGCGGCGAAATGGGCCGAACTGGGCCTGAGCGCAGACACCTTGCCGTACCAGGGTGTCGACTTCTGGAACTGCTTCGAGCTGTCCTGGCTGTTGCCCTCGGGCAAGCCGGTGGTGGCCATCGGTGAATTCAGCATTCCGGCCCACTCGCCGAACATCATCGAGTCCAAGTCGTTCAAGTTGTATTTGAATTCGTTGAACCAGACGCCGTTTGCCAGCGTGGACGAGTTGGTCGCCTGCCTGGTCAAGGATTTGTCCGCCGCTGCCGGCAAACCGGTGGGGGTGCGCGTGCGCAGCCTGGCCCAAGTGCAGGCCGAGGGCGTGGCGGCGTTGCCGGGGCTGTGCATAGACGACCTGGACGTGAGCATCAGCGAATACGAGCACCCGCAACCGCAGCTGTTGCGCTGCGATGCTTCGCAGGTGGTGGAGGCAAGCTTGCACAGTCACCTGCTCAAATCCAACTGCCCGGTCACCGGCCAACCGGATTGGGGCAGCCTAGCGGTGGAGTACAAGGGCGCGGCGCTGGACCCTGCCAGCCTGTTGGCGTACCTGGTGAGTTTTCGCCAGCACGCAGACTTTCACGAGCAGTGCGTGGAGCGGATATTCCTAGACCTGCAGCGCTTGCTCAAGCCAGAGAAATTGACCGTTTATGCGCGGTATGTGCGCCGCGGCGGGTTGGACATCAACCCGTACCGCAGCACCGAGGCGTTGAACCTGGCCAACCTGCGCCTGGTTCGCCAGTAA
- a CDS encoding DUF4404 family protein produces MPARELQEQLNTLREQLEQNPPLNDDERANLHDLMNQIEAQIQLESATNDASLADGVNLAVERFEVEHPGLAGTLRNIVQTLGGMGI; encoded by the coding sequence ATGCCTGCCCGCGAACTGCAAGAGCAACTGAACACATTGCGCGAGCAATTGGAGCAGAACCCGCCGTTGAATGACGATGAGCGTGCGAACCTGCACGACCTGATGAACCAGATCGAGGCTCAGATCCAGCTGGAGAGTGCCACCAACGATGCAAGTTTGGCCGACGGCGTGAACCTTGCCGTGGAACGTTTTGAAGTGGAGCACCCAGGCCTGGCCGGGACCTTGCGCAATATCGTGCAAACCCTGGGCGGCATGGGGATCTGA
- a CDS encoding cupredoxin domain-containing protein gives MSLYKYAALAAALLASVPALADQFSFGHPAPAAAATRTVQVTLGDMYFEPKALEVKAGETVRFVLTNKGQLAHEFTLGDAALQAAHQKEMLAMDHSSMSHDAMAGMHDDPNSVSIGPGKTAELTWAFTQATALQFACNVPGHYQAGMVGTLKVDK, from the coding sequence ATGTCGTTATACAAGTACGCAGCCCTGGCCGCGGCGCTGCTGGCCAGCGTGCCGGCGTTGGCCGATCAGTTCAGCTTTGGCCACCCGGCGCCGGCGGCGGCTGCCACGCGCACGGTGCAAGTGACCCTGGGCGATATGTATTTCGAGCCTAAGGCCTTGGAGGTCAAGGCTGGCGAAACCGTGCGCTTCGTGCTGACCAATAAGGGCCAGTTGGCCCACGAATTCACCTTGGGTGATGCCGCCCTGCAAGCGGCGCATCAAAAAGAGATGCTGGCCATGGACCATTCCAGCATGAGCCACGATGCCATGGCGGGCATGCACGATGACCCCAACAGCGTGAGTATCGGGCCTGGCAAGACCGCCGAGCTGACCTGGGCGTTCACCCAGGCCACCGCGCTGCAGTTTGCCTGCAACGTGCCGGGGCATTACCAGGCGGGCATGGTCGGCACGCTGAAGGTGGACAAGTAG